The genomic interval TACACAATCCAAATGCAGGTATTTATCTTTAAACGGGATGGGAATGACATTGAATTGAGTCAAAAGAAGCTGTAATTGTTCAGCAGCTTTTTGGTTCGTTCGATTGCTTAGCCCCACGTAAATTGTTTCCTGGTCAATCACAACATCTCCGCCTTCAATTCTTTCTCCCTCTAAATTATAATAAGAGATTTCTTCATCATCCAGCCATTGTTTAAGAACGTTTTCCTCCCCTGCCCGAACATCCGTAGCCATCTTAGCAACAAAAATTGTTTGCCCTAGTGTAAATCCAATATCACGAGTAAATACCTGTTCAGGATATTTTTTATGATAAGGCAATAAAATAACCTCAATGCCATTATTTTTTAGCGTTTTGACCAAGTCTCCGTGCTGCTCGAGGGCACGTTCTATATGGATACCTTCATTTTTAAAATGCTCCTGAGTTTCATTAATGACTTCACGGATTGTCATATATTGTGGCTGACACAGGATTGCACGTTTTAAAACATCGTATTCACTCATGCAAAAAGTCTTGTTATTTGTGTTTTGGCTTTCTTCCATTTTCGTACTCCTGTCTTCTGTTTATAAACTAGGTTCTCCTAAATGATCGTTATTATTTAAAAAACGGCATTTTTTAAAACAACGCTGATTTATATTGGCGAGATGTACCGTACAAAATCCCCATACCCCTAAATGTGATGGATAGTGGAACGGTTAAAAGGAATTGGATAGGGTTTTTGCGAAGTTTTCTAAAAAGGTGCCGGGTAACTCTGTAAGCGATTAACTTGATGAAAGTCGAGGCTGGGAATGTCAATACTACTAACAAGAAGGAGCATCCGCTACAGTAGACAGTAAACCAGATGTATGGGCCTACCTTTTTAACCTTTTTTAATTTACCTAACTAGCTAACTTTACCTTTGTCAATTTCTATTACACCTTGTACTATATAACTAATGATTTTAACGATTAGGTGATGACATGCTACCCGAAATAAAGCTCTCTGTCCGTACATTAGTTGAATATGTGTTTCGAAGTGGAAGTATTGATAATCGATTTCGGACTCATGCAACCCTTACGGAAGGGACAAAAGCCCATAAGGCCATACAAAGTACGTATCAAGAATCAGATCAAAAGGAAGTTTTTCTTAAAACGGAAATGGAATATGAAAAGCTGATGTTCATGATTGAAGGTCGTTGTGATGGGGTGCTTCTTCGTGATCATGACATCCTTATTGATGAAATTAAGTCAACCTCAAAAGACTTGAGTGAAATCGAGGAGGAGACATACCCTGTACATTGGGCACAGGCAAAGGTGTATGCCTATATGTATGCAAAAGATCATGAACAGAAAGAAATGAATGTCCAATTAACTTACATACATACTGTTACAGAAGAGCAAAAGAAATTTCAAAGACATTTTACGTTTCAGGAACTCGAACAGTTTGTAAATGAGCTTGTAAAGCAGTATTTTCCCTATGCCTCTCTTATGGAAAACCATCGAATAAGAAGAAATCACAGCATTAAAAAGTTGTCCTTTCCGTTTGCAGCATATCGAGAGGGTCAACGTAAGTTCGCAGGTGCCATTTATAAAACCATATCAGAGGAAAAAAATATTTTTGCAAATGCACCTACTGGTATTGGAAAAACCATTTCTACTATCTTCCCAACAGTGAAGGCGATGGGAGAAGGAAAGCTTGAACGAATGTTTTACTTAACGGCAAAAACAATCACAAGACAAACCGCCGAAGAGGCTTTTTCAATTATGAAAACGAAAGGCTTGTGTATGAGCGCTATTACAATTACGGCAAAGGATAAAGTATGTTTTAAAGAGGAAACCCTTTGTCAGAAGGAGTATTGCGAATTTGCGAATGGATATTACGATCGCATAAATGAGGCTGTTCTAGATATTTTCTCTCATGAAACCTTTATTAATCGGCAGACAATCGAGGAATATGCGAGAAAGCATACGCTTTGTCCATTTGAATTTTCCTTAGACTTAGCATTTGTAGCAGATACCATTATTTGTGATTACAACTATATTTTTGACCCGAAAGTGTCACTAAAGCGATTTTTTGATGACCATAAAAGACAGTCTGCCTTATTAATCGATGAAGCTCATAATTTAGTTGACCGAGCCCGAGAGATGTTTTCAGCTGAATTACAAAAGTCAGATTTTCTTACATTAAAACGTGCCTATAAAGGGTCCGATTTGTATGAATCTGTTCATAAAATCAATAAATCTTTTATTGAAATGAAGAAAAAGTGTTCTGAGAAAGGGCATCTTGTGTGGGAGGAAATAGATGAGGACCTCATCAACATGGTTGAAGAATTTGTTCGTAACGCTGAGTTCGAATTATTGCAACCAACAAAATCAGTCGACCAAACCTCGCTATTAGATACATATTTTGCCGCAGCGGGATTTGTTCGAATCTCAAAGCTCTATGATGAACGGTATGTGACATATGTGGAAACGGAGAAAAATGAGGTTCATATCAAACTGTTTTGTTTGGATCCTTCTCATCATTTGCAGCAGATTCGTAAAAAGTTTCGAACAACTGTCTATTTCTCTGCCACACTATTACCACTTCAGTATTTTTTGGATATGCTTGGTGGTACATCAGAGGATTACACACTTTCAATTCCTTCACCATTTGCAAAAGAACAAACAGAGGTCTTTCTTCAACCATTATCGACCAGGTACCACGACAGAGACCATACAAAAAAGCAGATCATTGACATGCTCTCAAAGCTTTTGAGAGAACGAAGTGGAAACTATCTGATTTTCTTTCCTTCCTATCACTATATGAATAGTGTATATGAAGACTTTACCGCAAGCTGTCCTGAAATCCGCACCATCATTCAAACGAACAGGTTCGATGAGAATGAACGGGAACAATTTTTACGTGAGTTTAAAGAAGAAAGGTCGGAACCATTTATTGGCTTTGCTGTATTAGGTGGTATTTTCTCTGAAGGTGTTGACTTGAAAGGGAATAGGCTTAATGGTGTTATCGTTGTCGGAGTAGGCTTGCCACAGCTTTGCCTAGAACGAAATATTATGAAAGATTATTTTCAAACAACAGGAAAAAACGGATATGATTACGCCTATACCTTCCCTGGAATGAACAAGGTGCTACAGGCAGGAGGCCGATTAATCAGGTCTGAGACAGATACAGGAGTGATTGTATTAGTTGACGATCGTTTTCTTACTCAGAAATATCAAGGGCTTTTACCAATGGAATGGAGGGACTTTACTAGGATCTAAAGAGCCTATTTTTAAAAATTTGAAAGCTATCGGTTTGACTCCGAGCACCGGTGTCTGATTAAGATTTAAAAACGTAAATAATCCCGTTTCTTACACATTGTAAGGAACGTTTTTTTATGATCACATATATAATTCATACAAAAAAATTGTGTACAAAAAATCGAGGGAGTAACTGTCATTAATCAATGAGTAAGGAATAATGGGGGTGAAAGGTATGTGGCATTCATTTGTCATTTATTCATTTTATGTTTACTTATAAGGGAATCGGGTACATATCAAAACAGAAGGATTAATAAAAATTGGAGGGAATTTATCTATGGCTACAAAAGACATTGCTATGCATGAAAAATTAGAAGTACATGAAGTATTGTTATTTAAAACGTCCTGTGTAAAGAAAGGCACAGCTATGTTAGAGCTTGTAGAAGATAAAGATTTAAAGAAGATATTAGAAGAAGATGTCGAAGCATCCACTAATGCGGTCAAAAAACTATCAAAAATTTTGGGAGAAGCATAAAAGGAGGATATATATGACTACTAAAACAGAAAAGTTAAATACTCTTAAAGATATTATTGATGATCAAACAATTGCAACTGACCTGCTGCTGTCTGCCAAATCCGGTGTAAGATCATTGGCGGTGGCTATTACAGAGACAGCAACACCAGAAATTAAAAAAGTATTAAAAAGTGAACTCGAAACTGCGATTGGCCTTCATGATAAAATTGCCCAATACATGATAGAAAAAGAGATGTACCATGCATATGATATCAAAGAACAAGTTTCTCAAGACCTCAAAAATGCGGAAGAAGCTTTGAAAATAGGACAAGATTAAATAAAATAGAGCCGAGTGGTCTTTGATCTGACCCAAGAATGTTAGACATATTTGATTAAGCGGCTTCCAAGACCTGAGTTCGGTATTCTACCGGGCTTAGGTCTTTTAATTTTGCCTTCATGCGTTTGTGATTATAGTACTCAATATATTGCTTCAATTCCTCTTCAAAATGTTCGAAACTATCAAATTCTTGTAAATAAAGCAATACAGATTTTAACACGCCAAAGAAACTCTCCATCGCGGCATTATCAAGACAATTTCCCTTACGGGACATGGTCTATTAAAGAATGATAGATCATAAGGATTATCAAAGAAAATGTCATTGAAAGGCGGAAAAATGGATAAAGATGAGAACATACTCGTAGCCAAGCTGTTAAAGCAAAAGAAGGCATAAAACAGAATCTTCGTTGTAAAGTGGTTTCGCTTGTTACTAATAAGAAGTGGCATTCCTTACCGAAAGAAACTCGAAAAATGGTAGAGAGAAATAAGAAATACCTGGTGTGGACCTTGTTGTGATATCGTTCAAATTGAAAATTTCACCATAAGTGAAACAAAGTTTGGCATAACTCTGGATGGGAATGTAAACGATGTGGGAATAAAGTGAGACTTCCATCAGTGGGGGTTTTCTTCATCCCCCACTGATGGTTAGCGAAACTTATCGGATCTTTACGGGCAGTTACCTCCCACTTATCTCCTTTGTTTCTATTGAATCTTGAAGTTGGAGTCTTACTGCACGTTAAGAATGGGATAAAGTGACAAAACTACTAAACAGTAGAAAGAAGGGGATAAAAATGGAAGCCATCGTCTTAGCTGCTGGATATTCCAGCCGAGCGAATGCGTTTAAAATGACTTTGAAACTGGGGCAAATGACCGTGTTGGAGCATACGATTTCTAAATTTGAAGGATTATGCAGCAGAGTCATCGTCGTAGCTGGGTTTAAAGTGGAACTCATTCAAGAGGAAATTGCAAAAATCTGCAATGAAAATGCCTTTTCATTTAAGATAAAGGTTGTTTATAATGAAAACTTTAATCAGGGAATGTTTACTTCAATTCAAAGGGGCTGCAAAGAAGTAAATGCCCCAAACTTCTTTCTAACACCCGGAGATTGTCCGCTTGTTAAAAAAGAGACCGTACAGCTAATAGCAAAACACAAAGGGAACGTAGTGATTCCAAGCTTTAATTATAAAGGTGGTCACCCCATCAAATTATCAAGCGAAGTGAAACAGAAAATTCTCGAAACCAATCCAGAAAGTAATTTGCGTGTGGTCCTGGGCGGTTACGAAAAGGAATACCTTAATGTAGATGACCCGGGAGTAATAATGGATGTTGATACGCCAGCGGATTACCAAAAAGCCATTGATGTAGTGAAAATGAATTGATGAAAAAGGTAATGAATGACACGTACATGATCGATCTTCATCTACTTTTGCGATGATCTAAAAATTACATGAAAGAGTAAACGTAATAGATTGGTAACTTAGAATAAGCTCAATTATCGGGCTTTTTTTATTTGTGGGGGAAAAGTAAAATAGCTTTATTTACTAGAAATGATGTAAGGATTGATTCCTATCTGTTTCGTTTATGCCAATTGTAAAGGGCGAATCAAACAAATTTATTAAATATAAAAGGTAATAAGGTCTCAAGTTTAACAAAGCCTAAAAAATAATTAAAAACAACAATAGTCTTTTCATGAAATTAATCATAAAATATCATTCTTATCTATAAAATCGTAGGAAGAGGTTTGTATCAATAATATGTCACCTATAAAGTGAGACTTCTATCAGTGGGGGTTTTCTTCATCCCCCACTGATGGTTAGCGAGACTTATCACGCTTAGTACGCCACTTCCTATGGCTTACGCCTGACTTGGACGTCCTGTCCTTCGTCGGATCTTTACGGGCAGTTATATTCTTTGCTTCTCTTGAATCTTGAAGTGGGAGTCTTACTGCCCGTTAAGAATGGGATAAAAATGAGTCGAAGGGTGTTGTTGCAATGAATCTAAAAGACATAAGCACCTCAGTGCCAAAAAAGGACCATAAAGGGAAAGTATCTGGCCAGTTGGCCTATATTAGTGACGTGAAAGTAGAAAATATGGTTTATGGTGTTTTGTATCGGTCGCCAATTGCTTATGGAAAAATCATATCTATTCAATTACCAAACCTTCCAGAAGGATATGAAGCTGTTGGTGCCGAGCATATCCCCGGACCGAATTATGTCAAAATGATCAAAGAAGATCAGCCCATATTTGCGGGTGAGTGGGTCAATTATATTGGTGAGCCGATTCTCATGCTGGTTGGAACAGATCTGAATATCCTGTACCGTTTGTTAGATGAAGTGAAGATTGAATTTGAAGAACATCAAGCTATTTATACATTGGAAGAAGCAATCAAACAAAAATCAACATCCGCGTGTTTTGCAAGCTATGAATTTGGTGAAAGCTTAGCAAATATTTCAGCTATCGAGCAGGGAGCTCATCAAATTATCGAAGAAGAATATGATACGGGCTATCAGGAGCATGTCTACCTTGAGCCACAAGGTATGCTTGCCATTTATAAGGATGATGAAATTGTTGTCCAGGGATCGATGCAATGTCTTTATTATATAAAAAATGCATTGCTAAGCGCTTTAGCATGTGGTGAAGATGAAGTCAGAGTTGTTCAAAGCCCTACTGGCGGAGGTTTTGGCGGAAAAGAAGATTATCCTTCGATGATGGCGTGTCATGTAGCCGTTGCTGCAAAAGCAGTCAAAAAATCGGTGATGCTCGTGTTCGACCGTTCTGAGGATATGGTGGTTACGACAAAAAGGCATCCTGCCAAACTCAAATATCGAACAGCCCTTGATAAGGAAGGAAATATTTTGAGCATGTGTGTTGACATTTTTCTTGATGGCGGAGCGAATGAGGGATTGAGCTCTGTCGTGCTGCAGCGCGCATTAATAAACAGTGCAGGTGTTTATAAAATTCCTCATTTTCATGCAAAAGGCTTTTGTTTAAAAACCAATACAGTTCCGAACGGTGCCTTCAGAGGCTTTGGTGCTCCACAAAGCTTTGCCGGAATCGAAAGTCATATGGGACATCTTAGTAAACTAGCAAACATCGAATCACTTAAATATAAACGGAAATACCTCGTCAAACAAGGAGACCCCACCATCACCAAAGGTCAATTCCGCGACCCAATATTAATGGAAGAAATGATTGAGGACCTGCTCAACGTGTCAGATTACAATAAGAAAAAAGGGGAGTTTCAGCGTTTCAATCAGCAAAATCATCGCTATAAAAAAGGCATAGGAACGTCGCTGTTCCTCCACGGATGTGGATTTACAGGCAGCGGTGAAAGAGATCATATTAAAGCAACGGTGAAGCTGGCTAAATCAAAGGACGAAAAGGTTATGCTAAAAATCTCAAATTCTGATATAGGACAAGGCATTTTGACGACGCTGTGTAAAATTGTCGCCAAAGAACTAGATCTCCCGTATGAAGAAATTTTATACCCTTATCCCGATACAAAAGAGGTTCCCGACTCCGGTCCGACAGTAGCCTCCAGGACGACAATGATCGTGGGAAAATTGCTTGAACGTGCCGCAAAAAAACTTAAGGCTCAGTGGCAAATAGGGGTGGAACAGGAAATAGTAGAGAACTATGTTCACCGTGAAATGATTCCTTGGGACGAGAAAACCTTCACTGGAGATGCCTACCCGGCTTATTCATGGGGTGTTAATATCGTTGAAGTAGAAGTTGATCGATTAACAGGAAATGTAAAGTTAGAAAAAGTATACGGCAATTATGAAGTTGGGAAGGTCATTGATGAACGGATTATGAAAGGTCAAATTGACGGTGGTTTAGCCCAAGGATTAGCGTACGGTTATCTAGAAAAGATGACGTCAAAGCAGGGCAGAATCCAGCAAAAAAGCATAACAGATTATGGACCCCCTACTTCATTAGACGTTGTTTCGATCGAAAGCAAGGTCTTTGATAATCCATATGCTGATGGTCCATACGGAGCGAAAGGGGCAGGTGAATTGACTTTAATAGGCGGCGCTCCAGCAGTCCAAGCAGCGGTCGAGGATGCACTGCAAACTTTTTTTCAGCAAATTCCAATTACACCAGAAGTCATTATTGAAAGTCTTTGGGTGAGAGAAGGTGAAGAGGTTGATTAAATTTACACTTAATGGAAAAGTGGTTGAAACTAACGCACCTGCCACAGAAAGATTACTAGATTTAGTAAGAGATGAGTTTGAGTTAATCGGAACAAAGGAAGGCTGCGGTGAAGGCGAATGCGGAGCCTGCAGTGTTTTTGTGAATAACCTCCTGCAAAACAGCTGCCTTATACCAATTGGCTCGATTGATGGGGCTGATATACAAACGATTGAAGGGATCATGGAAACGGACCAATTTAAGATTTTAGATGAGAGCTATTCAATTGCTGGAGGAGTGCAATGCGGATATTGCATTCCTGGAATGGTCATGGCAAGTGCAGCTTTATTATCCAAAAATCCTTATCCTTCAGAGGGTGACATTCGTGAAGGTATTTCCGGAAATCTGTGCCGATGTACGGGCTACAATATGATTGTTGATGCGATTAAACTAGCAGCTAAAAAAGGGGACGGCTTATGGCAGAAAAAATAACCGCGTATCGCTTCGATCGTTTAGACCAAACGTTGACCCAATTGAATAAAGAAAACTGTGTAATCATTGCTGGAGGCACCGATGTCATGGTCCTTCACAAAAGTCGAAGGGGAGTCCCCCCGAAAATCCCTAAACCAATTGTTTTTATAGATCACCTTTCTGAGCTAAAGCGGATCTATCAAAATCATAAGGATCTCCACATTGGTGCCTGCTGTACCTATAGCGATTTACTTGAAGACCCGTTCATTCCAATCCCATTAAAGAAGGCAATCAAAACGATTGCGGCACCGGCAATTAGAAACAGAGGGACATTGGGAGGAAATATTTGCAACGCTTCTCCAGCTGGGGACACACTGCCATTATTATATGTATACAACGCAAAACTTTTGCTGCGCTCCGTTCATGGTGACCGTGTCGTAGCGATTAATGATTTTATTCAAGGGCCACGAAGGGTTCAACGTCATTACAATGAAATGTTGGTTGAAATTATCTTGCCATCCGTATTAGAAGAAGGCTCTCATATCGTTTTTGAGAAAATCGGCAACCGCAACGCAGACGCAATTGCTAAAGTATCGTTTGCAGGATATATCCGGATAAATGGTGTTCGAATCGAGGATGTTCGCTTTGCATTCGGTGCGGTCGGACCTACTATCGTTCGTTCCATTGATATTGAGAAGAAGTTGTATGGATTGACCATACCACTAACAGAAGCAGACATCGCTCAGATTGTGGCAGCCTTCGACAAAATCATTAATCCAATCGACGATCAGCGCTCCACTGCAATATACAGAAAAACAGTGGCCTTAAATCTTTTACGTTATTTTCTTTGCATGAAGCAATATCAATCGAATTAATGCTTAAAAAAGGGGGAGCTACTTATGCTGCTGATGGAAAAAGTGGCCATGCTGACACGTCAAAACGAAACCTTTGCTTTAGCCATGATTATTGAATCAAAAGGCTCGACACCTAGTCATGTAGGAAAAATGATTGTCTATCGTGATGGTACGATTGAAGGAACGGTCGGAGGGGGCTTGGCTGAACACTATATTATCGAAGAGAGTGTAAAGGCGATTCAAAAGGGTCAATCAAAAATCGTTGAATACAAATTGAATAAACATGCAAAAGACGGAATTCAAATGAATTGTGGCGGAACGTTGCGGGTGTTTATTGAAGTCTATACAAGCAGGCCTGAACTCGTTCTGGCCGGTGCCGGTCATTTAGGCTATGCGTTGGCAAAGCTTGCTGATTTTCTTGAATATCCTTATTGCGTTGTCGATGATCGGATTGGTTACTGTACGAAGGAACGTTTTCCTAATGCGTCCAACCTTTTTGTGAATGAGGATATTGGAGAAGCAATGCTTGAAGCCAACCTCAATGAAAAATCTTACGTGGTGATTGTTACAAAAGATCGTGATGAAATTGCATTAAAAATGGCACTGCAATTTCCGATTGCATATGTTGGGATGGTCGCCAGCAAGCGAAAGGTCATCAACATATTTGAAAAATTAAAAAGTGAAGGAGTCACACAAGAACAGTTGGAGCAGGTTCATTCTCCAATCGGGTTGGGAATTGGCTCAGAAACAACTGAAGAAATTGCAATCAGTATTATCGGGGAAATCATCAAACTAAGCAGGGAAAAGAAGCCTATAAAAGTGAAACAATTAAACAGATAAGTAAAAAGAAGAAACAGTGGGGAAAAACACTAGCAAATGTTGATATATCAATGTTTGTGAGTGTTTTTTTGTTTGGAGAAATGAACATCTTACTATCCTTTTTATAGCTTAACAAGGAAGTGACAGGTTCCATAGAATGATTTTGTCATAAAAAAACTTACAAAAACAAGATTTTGAACTCCAACAAAAGTTAAGATTACTTCAAGAAAATGGATTGACACTATACATGAAAGAAGATTACCTTGAAAATGAAATTAAGAGAAATAAAGAAATTGGAATGGAACAATACAAAATAGAAAGAAAAGAAAAAGAGATTACAATCCCTGTATGGAAAAGAGGAGGAGGAGCAACAATCGATCGACCACTGGAAAAGGTGGTATCATAAATGGCGCATTACGGTATTTTTAATAATTTAGTAGAAGAGGTAATTCAATTTTCGTAGTTATAACTATTTATTTTAAACAAGATAGTGGATTTAAAATTTGACGTATAAGGAACAACATACTCAGTCGCTTGCTTTAGAAGCTATTCAACATCATAATCGCGTAAATGCCGTGTGTCCTGGATATGTAGTTACTGCAATGAGAAAAGCTGCCATTATGGCAGTTGCTCAACGAAACGATTTAAGTTATTAAAGACAGCTTGAAAAAAATAAAGACTGAGCTTCCATCTGGTGAAATTATAAAACCTATCGAAGTGGCTAACACGGTTGCATTTTTACTAACTAATGTAGGGGAATCCATAAAAATTTCAGGTGGTGCAGTTTTATAAATAAAATTTTCTATTAAAATGGAGGGATTAATATGACGACACTACAAGGCAATAAGTTGGTAGAATCCATTTTCACTAAAATAGATGAATCCTTTAAGGAGCTCCAAAGTTGGAGAAGATACTTGCATCAACATCCAGAGTTATCTTTTGAAGAAGTAAATACTGCAAAGTTTATCGAAGAAAAATTGATAAACTTTGGACTTGATGTGCAGTCAAAAATAGGTGGAAACGGTATCATTGGGGTTCTAAAGGGAGCACAACAAGGAAAAACAATCGCTTTACGGGCAGATTTTGATGCCCTGCCAATCGATGATGAGAAAGATGTTCCGTATAAATCACTAAATAAGGGTGTCATGCATGCGTGCGGACATGATGGTCACACTTCTGCTTTATTAGGTACAGCAAAGATATTGAGCAAATACAGGGACTATATAAAAGGTACAATTATCTTTGTTTTTCAGCATGCAGAGGAAAAGCCTCCTGGTGGCGCAAAATTTATGATTGAGGAAAAGATTTTGAACGGAGTAGACTATGTATTCGGTGCCCATCTTGCCTCGAATATTCCATTAGGAAAAGTAGCTTATGGAGAAGGGTATAGGATGGCAGCTGTAGATAAATTTGAAATTATTGTGGAAGGAAAAGGTGGACATGGAGGATCTCCACATCAGGCTATCGATGCACTTGTAATTGGAACGAATATCGTTAATTCTCTTCAACAAATTGTTAGTCGGAAAATTGACCCATTGAAATCTGCTGTTGTTACTATTGGCATTTTTCAAGCTGGTACTGCATTTAATGTGATACCTGATACTGCTAGAATTGAAGGTACTGTCCGTACATTTGATGAAAATGTTCGAAAGCAGGTGGAGGAAGAGATTCATTCCATTGTAAAGGGAATTACTAGCTCCTTTCATGCAACATATAAAATAGATTATCTTAATGGCTACCCTGCATTGTTTAATCATAAAAAAGAAACGGAAACTGTAAGCGAACTTTTATCAGAAGTGTTTACTAAGGAAGGGGTTATCGTTATGGAACCTTCCATGGGGGCTGAGGACTTTGCTTATTTTCTAAAAGAAAAACCAGGTACTTATTTCAAAGTGGGTTCGAGAAATGACAATAAAAGTACTCATTTCCCACTTCATCATCCTAAATTTGATTTTGATGAGCATGCTTTATTGAATATTGAAAAGTCGTTTGTGAAAATCGTTTCACACTATCTTTTTTAAAAATCATTAAAAAGAATATTACCGAAGTTGTCACTCTAATGGGGAGTTCTGAAAAACATCGTAATAAAGTTTAAAAATCATATTTGCCTCACTAGATTAATAGAGTTTTCAAAAGAGTTACAGGCCCGCAACAAGTCATTTGGATGCTGTGATCATCCACAGGACCATGAACTTCCTTCCAAGTACAAGTACGGAGATCATTTCCAAATCACAGAAGGTGATAGGCCAAAATCAATCATTGATAAGTACATTATTAAAGAAGAGAGTAAATAGTAAAAAAAATTTTCATTAAAAAACTTGAATGGCTTAAGCCTTTCAAGTTTTTATGAATACAAATATACATTAACTTAGACCATAATTGCCAAGTTTACTAGTACCTTCATGGTATTTGATAATTGGTTATAGAATGTGAAAAGTTACACTTAACGAAAGGCATTGATAGAAAAAGGGTTAATGCTCAAAAAACCCCACAATATGTGGGGATTTACCAAGTATAAGCACTTTCACATGTATTAGCCTGTGGCTCATAATAACAATGTTGTTTATATTGTCCTGCAATTGGCTGGTTGTACCAAGTTGGCGGGCATGGAGCATACGGGTTAAAATACCATAGAGCATACTTTGAAGGATGTTCTCTCCAATAGTCTAACGTTTGTTTGGCTAATCTTTTTTCTTCGCTTCTTGCTCTTTGATAAAACACATTGCCTTTTTGTACGGCTTCAAAAGAAAAATTTCCTCCCTGCACTTGAAAAATCACGTGAGGTATTGTCCTTAAATCTTTAAAATCTAAACAATTAGCCTTTAGTCGATTGACAATGACATTACCAACCATAAGCATCCCTTGTTTCCCTTCACCTTCTGCTTCTGCCCTCATCATCCTCGCCATTAAAGCAACGTCACTGTCCGTATATTTTACCCTTGGCATTTTTATCACCTCTAAAAGAATTGTATGATAAAGAAT from Metabacillus sediminilitoris carries:
- a CDS encoding dimethylarginine dimethylaminohydrolase family protein; amino-acid sequence: MEESQNTNNKTFCMSEYDVLKRAILCQPQYMTIREVINETQEHFKNEGIHIERALEQHGDLVKTLKNNGIEVILLPYHKKYPEQVFTRDIGFTLGQTIFVAKMATDVRAGEENVLKQWLDDEEISYYNLEGERIEGGDVVIDQETIYVGLSNRTNQKAAEQLQLLLTQFNVIPIPFKDKYLHLDCVFNVVSPEVALIYPNALTKKDIELFSSRYELIEVSEEEQFQLGTNVLNIGNKKVLSLPVNEKVNKQLRNRGFQVIEVDITEIIKSGGSFRCCTLPILRET
- a CDS encoding nucleotidyltransferase family protein, with product MEAIVLAAGYSSRANAFKMTLKLGQMTVLEHTISKFEGLCSRVIVVAGFKVELIQEEIAKICNENAFSFKIKVVYNENFNQGMFTSIQRGCKEVNAPNFFLTPGDCPLVKKETVQLIAKHKGNVVIPSFNYKGGHPIKLSSEVKQKILETNPESNLRVVLGGYEKEYLNVDDPGVIMDVDTPADYQKAIDVVKMN
- a CDS encoding spore coat protein, whose amino-acid sequence is MTTKTEKLNTLKDIIDDQTIATDLLLSAKSGVRSLAVAITETATPEIKKVLKSELETAIGLHDKIAQYMIEKEMYHAYDIKEQVSQDLKNAEEALKIGQD
- a CDS encoding (2Fe-2S)-binding protein; this encodes MIKFTLNGKVVETNAPATERLLDLVRDEFELIGTKEGCGEGECGACSVFVNNLLQNSCLIPIGSIDGADIQTIEGIMETDQFKILDESYSIAGGVQCGYCIPGMVMASAALLSKNPYPSEGDIREGISGNLCRCTGYNMIVDAIKLAAKKGDGLWQKK
- a CDS encoding xanthine dehydrogenase family protein molybdopterin-binding subunit, whose product is MNLKDISTSVPKKDHKGKVSGQLAYISDVKVENMVYGVLYRSPIAYGKIISIQLPNLPEGYEAVGAEHIPGPNYVKMIKEDQPIFAGEWVNYIGEPILMLVGTDLNILYRLLDEVKIEFEEHQAIYTLEEAIKQKSTSACFASYEFGESLANISAIEQGAHQIIEEEYDTGYQEHVYLEPQGMLAIYKDDEIVVQGSMQCLYYIKNALLSALACGEDEVRVVQSPTGGGFGGKEDYPSMMACHVAVAAKAVKKSVMLVFDRSEDMVVTTKRHPAKLKYRTALDKEGNILSMCVDIFLDGGANEGLSSVVLQRALINSAGVYKIPHFHAKGFCLKTNTVPNGAFRGFGAPQSFAGIESHMGHLSKLANIESLKYKRKYLVKQGDPTITKGQFRDPILMEEMIEDLLNVSDYNKKKGEFQRFNQQNHRYKKGIGTSLFLHGCGFTGSGERDHIKATVKLAKSKDEKVMLKISNSDIGQGILTTLCKIVAKELDLPYEEILYPYPDTKEVPDSGPTVASRTTMIVGKLLERAAKKLKAQWQIGVEQEIVENYVHREMIPWDEKTFTGDAYPAYSWGVNIVEVEVDRLTGNVKLEKVYGNYEVGKVIDERIMKGQIDGGLAQGLAYGYLEKMTSKQGRIQQKSITDYGPPTSLDVVSIESKVFDNPYADGPYGAKGAGELTLIGGAPAVQAAVEDALQTFFQQIPITPEVIIESLWVREGEEVD
- a CDS encoding spore coat protein; its protein translation is MATKDIAMHEKLEVHEVLLFKTSCVKKGTAMLELVEDKDLKKILEEDVEASTNAVKKLSKILGEA
- a CDS encoding ATP-dependent DNA helicase; protein product: MLPEIKLSVRTLVEYVFRSGSIDNRFRTHATLTEGTKAHKAIQSTYQESDQKEVFLKTEMEYEKLMFMIEGRCDGVLLRDHDILIDEIKSTSKDLSEIEEETYPVHWAQAKVYAYMYAKDHEQKEMNVQLTYIHTVTEEQKKFQRHFTFQELEQFVNELVKQYFPYASLMENHRIRRNHSIKKLSFPFAAYREGQRKFAGAIYKTISEEKNIFANAPTGIGKTISTIFPTVKAMGEGKLERMFYLTAKTITRQTAEEAFSIMKTKGLCMSAITITAKDKVCFKEETLCQKEYCEFANGYYDRINEAVLDIFSHETFINRQTIEEYARKHTLCPFEFSLDLAFVADTIICDYNYIFDPKVSLKRFFDDHKRQSALLIDEAHNLVDRAREMFSAELQKSDFLTLKRAYKGSDLYESVHKINKSFIEMKKKCSEKGHLVWEEIDEDLINMVEEFVRNAEFELLQPTKSVDQTSLLDTYFAAAGFVRISKLYDERYVTYVETEKNEVHIKLFCLDPSHHLQQIRKKFRTTVYFSATLLPLQYFLDMLGGTSEDYTLSIPSPFAKEQTEVFLQPLSTRYHDRDHTKKQIIDMLSKLLRERSGNYLIFFPSYHYMNSVYEDFTASCPEIRTIIQTNRFDENEREQFLREFKEERSEPFIGFAVLGGIFSEGVDLKGNRLNGVIVVGVGLPQLCLERNIMKDYFQTTGKNGYDYAYTFPGMNKVLQAGGRLIRSETDTGVIVLVDDRFLTQKYQGLLPMEWRDFTRI